The Microplitis mediator isolate UGA2020A chromosome 10, iyMicMedi2.1, whole genome shotgun sequence genomic sequence GCGCAGTCGATGCTGCAGAAATCTTGGCGTTGAATAACGCGGTTGCTATAACAActggatttaaaaattaaaaaaaatgtcacatacattttaaccttttttgtaaacatttaatcatgataaattttcatgtactaaaaattattgtgtagataaaattttcaaaaaataaaaaaaaataaaaaatgaacaatgAATCTAATTTATCAATCGACTcagttgaatttaaattattaaagtcAGTACTCAAAATACCAGAAGCTCCTAAAGTCAGTATAAATGATCCGGAATTTGAAAACCTAACGGAAGCTGAAAAACTTAATGACAGTCAGTATCGGTGTCTGATTTATCAGTTATATCCAAACGAACCGACATGTGGGTGCCCCTCGCTGGCTACGAATGCGGAACGATCTGCTGGTTACTGTAATAGCAACAGTAAAACTGTGAATATCGATAACTATAATCGCAAATCCACTGTACTCCAAGCGGACTTCCCTGTTTGTCGTGGTGGTTGCACAAGTTCATGCTGTTCAAGTGCGTGGATGACTAGGTGGCGACAACGACAACAACAAGAGCAACAGGGACAGCAGAATACGCGATTTGAAACCCCAAGTACTgttgaagaaaaagaaaaaaatttaaacaatggTAACGATGACAAGGTACCACACTTTATGTCGAGCTATTGTGTTGAAAATCAACGAAGCAATGAACTTTACAATAGTACCTACTGTTCAGACGAGAGAATTAGAGGCGGCGGTGGCAGTGCCAGAGAAGAAGAACCTGGTCAAGGAGACAAAGGCAGAGCTAGAGGTGTCGAGGAAGTGAAAACTTGTCAGTGCCCAGGTCTTGCACGAAATGAATTCCCAAAGAATTCCAGATATCCCATGAGGTATgacgatattaaaaaaactaatgaaattaaaacttattatttatcatcgcagtttaaaaataagtacCCAGAATCCCGTAACAATcgagttaataaatttaatttgccaGATGATTGTTACTATCCGgaaaaagatattttaaattcacgtAAGAATCATTCGGAGATGTGTACGAGAAAAATGTGTCCACACATTGACTGTCTCACACGGGCACTCGAAGAAGCTAAGGAATTTGTTGATTCACTTGGTAAGGTACCGGGTTTGCCGGGTTTGGGCTTAATGGATCCTTCAGCGAGTCCTTATTATCGTGCTCCGCGAgagtatgaaaaaattaaagatgaATTGCAACAAGAAGACTCACAAGACTTGGGAGCTGTAAATCCTCGATGCGGTGGACCTTGCAATCCAGGTATCAAATCAACGTCAACGTCGCCGTGGACTAAGGCTACGCCTTTTACTATCGCTGTGCCAGGTAGAGGTGGAATTGTTCGCGAAGCAATTGTACCTGATTCTAATCATATTAACAAAGATAAAGATAATGATGAATTAAATGTGGCTGATGTGATTGGTCCTTGTGGTGAACGCCAGTGTAAAGcgaaacgtaaaaaaattcatcgtgAGAGCGCTGTTGTTGAAAGTGTTAATATGCCTGTAGAATATGTTGATGAACGTAAGAAGAAAAGTTATTTGATGAGAGATAGCAATAGGAGgaagtataaatttaatagacaGAAAATTTATCATGCGGGTCCGAGAGGCGATGGGTTTAAGAAGGAGAAGAAGAGgaagattaagaaaaaagtaaGAGTTTATTTGGCAAGTCGTTCGTACTCGGGTTTCGTTTACGGACACAAAAATTGTAATGATCGGTTGGGAAGAGTTCCAGCTCACATGGGATGGTTTTGGACACAGTATCAACCTACTGGTAGATTGAAACCACGAAATGGTTGGAGACCCGGTGCTATTTCACGGCGAATTCGTGAAATGATCCAGCAGGCCAAAGTTGGATTGATGGAGAAACGGAACCGGCCTGCATCGGTACCGTCTAG encodes the following:
- the LOC130675520 gene encoding uncharacterized protein LOC130675520, producing MNNESNLSIDSVEFKLLKSVLKIPEAPKVSINDPEFENLTEAEKLNDSQYRCLIYQLYPNEPTCGCPSLATNAERSAGYCNSNSKTVNIDNYNRKSTVLQADFPVCRGGCTSSCCSSAWMTRWRQRQQQEQQGQQNTRFETPSTVEEKEKNLNNGNDDKVPHFMSSYCVENQRSNELYNSTYCSDERIRGGGGSAREEEPGQGDKGRARGVEEVKTCQCPGLARNEFPKNSRYPMRYDDIKKTNEIKTYYLSSQFKNKYPESRNNRVNKFNLPDDCYYPEKDILNSRKNHSEMCTRKMCPHIDCLTRALEEAKEFVDSLGKVPGLPGLGLMDPSASPYYRAPREYEKIKDELQQEDSQDLGAVNPRCGGPCNPGIKSTSTSPWTKATPFTIAVPGRGGIVREAIVPDSNHINKDKDNDELNVADVIGPCGERQCKAKRKKIHRESAVVESVNMPVEYVDERKKKSYLMRDSNRRKYKFNRQKIYHAGPRGDGFKKEKKRKIKKKVRVYLASRSYSGFVYGHKNCNDRLGRVPAHMGWFWTQYQPTGRLKPRNGWRPGAISRRIREMIQQAKVGLMEKRNRPASVPSSVRSVKKLKTKSSTSLRKKPSKKFNFKEDDFKTPPTLYIQRRDGIYYFTMYPVKQESENTPVLEEPMKPLQFKIAPNKDDASGATSSVASDMDIEFSPPAALNRSRKKPDVVHVDTQVRQQEILDAFKPLVPEVKKVKPRKSVKKKKSK